The Vicugna pacos chromosome 5, VicPac4, whole genome shotgun sequence genome includes the window CACACCCTACATTAGCATGTCTTATTAAACTACTTCAAACCCAGCTACTTCCCCTATCCCCCCTCTAGTCCAGGCCACCATCCCCTCCTTTCAGGATGCCTTCCCTAACTTCCTCACTAGCTTCCTGCTCCTACTCTTAAACCCCTATAAGGCATTCTCCACATAGCAACTGCAATAATCTCTCTAAAACAGAACACAAAGTAGGCAATGACACTTGCTTAAAACTCTCCCACTGCACATGTAATAAAAGCCATTCTCCTCCCAGGCCCCTTTACATGATCTCATCTTgcatggctccctccctccctccatcctcagcTTCCCTGAACAGCCAGGCTTGCTGCTTTGCATTCAaaattctctctgcctggagcacTAAGATCCAGACCTTGCCGTGGCTGACTCCTTGTCATTCCATTCAAACATCACCTTCTTCAAGAGCGGCTTCCTCTCAATGGTAGCCCCCCATCTCTTTCTGTGCCattatcttgttttgttttctttgtgtgttCATTACTACCCGAAATTACTGTTTGTTTAGTTATTATGTCTTCCTATGAAAATGTAAACCCCTTAAAACCACCACTTTTTGTCCACCACTGTATCTCTGGCACctggaacagtgcttggcacatagcagaCACTCGATAAGTATTTATTGAAGGAATGAAGAGTATTGACTACCTCTCATTTTATAACTTAAATACATTAATATGCTGTCAAAAATCTCCGTCTTGTTACTCTGTTTTACATAagacccctgcctctgcctgccttGAGGATAATTTTCTTTCCAGAATTGGCGTTGTCTGTGTTGACTCTGAGATGCCCAACTTTGAAGATCAGTTGGGAGAAGTTGAAGTGCTAGCAGGAGACTTTTGGGCCCCAAATCCATCCATATGAATTGTAATTCTTGAGGTCTATGACTTCATGGATCAACCCAGTGTAAACTGAGCTTCCTTACCTTTGCAGTGTTGGTTGACTGTGTCTTCTCTCTGGGGATCTTGGTCTCTTAGTTTCAGGTAGGAGAGAGAAGACTTCAGTCCATAGCTCAAACCAGAGTtaaccatcttgaaattctgggTCACACCTTGGTATACTGTGATGAGAAAGGCTCTGAAAAAGCCCCAACTTCAAAATAACTCTCTCACCATTTGCCACAGTgactgaaaaaaattcacattagcAACTACTTCCTGGATAGGACTGTTAGATAAACTTCTTTTATTTGCTAAACCTGGCATTTCTATTTCTGGTCATGGCTGTTCGCTGGAAGTGTGACTAAAGAGATGTAATGTGGTTTCCAGGTAGCATTAGGGGCACTTTGAGGTTAGTGGTCATGCATTTGAAGTCAGATCAGTCAGTATGGTCCTGGGATTTTCTACTGCCACTGTTTAACTGGGTCAATGCATGCACAATTGGTGAAGAAATGGATTTAACCAGGGTTGTGATTTAGTCACATGAGGAAGCTGAAACTAGAGGGAGGCAAGGGAGTGGAGGGGTATGCAAGGGAGTGAGCACAACTGACCACAGAAGTTAAGATGGGAAGGACTGAAATAAAGGcacaagaggaggaggagacactgTAAAAACTCTGCCATGTGGAAAGGAGAGAAGCACCAAACCTGAGTCCCAAAAGAATCTTAATTTCACTGCTAATGAAcacccatgtgaccttgggcaagacacaagaggcttccatttccttttcttcctctgagaGTGGAGGCCCTGCCTTGCCTACCTCACAAAATTGTTGAGGGACTCAGAGGAGATAAGGGGTGATGCTGCCTGAAGAACTACACAGCAGGATACAAATGTGAGAAGGTAACAGTTTTATCTCATAATTTTTTCTAAGGCCAGAAGACGACTCCTTCTGTGAGAAAATAAGGCCAGGCTAGACCAGCAAAGACCTGCACTGGAACAGGGAGACACACTTAGTAAAGCCCTGAGCCTCTGCTCAGCATCTTGTTTTGCCCATGGAGAACAACATCAATTCTAGACTAAGCACCTAAGAAAGTTTATCTTGTTTAATCTCACAATACAGACGAGAAGACTGAGGCAAAAGAAGATGGGGCTAAAGCTGATCTCTAGTTTCCGCTGTTCTATGATATTCTGAGTTTCCACCCAGGAGGCCTCCTGTCGATCTCTTGCCCGAGGACTCATTATTTCTGGTTCACAGCAGACTCTCCTTAGCACCCCATGCCCACCTTTACTTCCAATCCTCACCcacactgggggtgggggtggtgctaGAGCTCAGGAGGCTTGATTTCTAAATCCTCTCCCACCTGCGAGGGCCAAGCTGTGCCTCCAGGAAGCAGGGTTGTGAGGCTGAGCAACAGACACCTTTTGCCCTGGGGCCTGGATGCGTGGAGCTTCCAGCAGGCCCCTCCTCTGCCCGCCCCACCTTGCTCCCCTGCTTGGACCCAGGCCCGGGCCCAGTGCTTGCCTGCTGCCTGGGAACCAAGTCAACAGGCCTGCCCTCCTGGGGCCGTTTCTAACAACATTCCCTCCCTGAGAACAAGCCAGAGAGTATAAGGAGGCCTGCGGCTGTGGGTCCCTCACAGACCTGTCCCTGCCTTCCATCTCGCagctgacagacagacagacagactccagCCAGCCCCCAGCCAGGCAGAATggtgagcaggggtgagggccaAGCATGATAACGAGGGTCCCATGGGTCCAGATGTTCATGAGACTACAGTGTGTGGGCAagtgaggtgggggagagggacagagactTCCAGATGTGAATGTAGCCCCCCCCAAATGTACTGGTATGTGGGGGAATATTCAGGGGGTGGAGAAGGACATGTGATGGTAACTAAGATATGGGTCTGAGCCTAGAGCTACTGAAGGGCTCTGAATTTAGGGGTAGGGAGAGTAGGGTGAGCAGGACAGGAGCAGAAAGTGCAGGTGCTTTCCTGCAAACCTTGGGCCCCTATTGGCCTCTGGTTCCACCTCCCAGCTGTAGGGACACGACTTCATAGCCCTGTTCTTCTGCTGTGCCTTGGTTTGACCCCCTTATTTCAGTTACATatcactggggagagggaggaggggaggaggaggagggtgctcCCAACTATTGAGAGCTGGTTGTGCGGGGGGCTCATCTGATATCTTTACCTGTTTTGCCACCAGGCAGGAAAGAAGAGCGGTTATGAGCATGGTTGCAGCCAGGCTGTCCCCTCTCTGAATGTTCCTGGTTTTACTCATGACCTTGAGCCAGTTGCTTGACCAGAgagtcagtttcttcatctgtaaaatggggtaacagAAACACCTACCTAAGGGGGTTgtcgtgaagattaaatgagataatgtaagtGCAgcccttagcacagtgcctggtgcctAATTAATGCTTAATATATGGAACTAAACAACCTAATGACAAAGCCTGCTGCGTATGAGATTATACTATTTTCATAGTCCAGAAAAGGGAATCAGAGCAACTGAGGTGAAGAAACTTATCCAAGATCCTAGAGGGATGGGGGTTTGAGGCCAAGTCTGTGTGATTGCAGGGGCTGAGTTATTTGCCCAAACCCAGAATAAGGGGCATTGTTTCCAGCATCTGAGGCATACCCCAGGTCAGAGACGCCCTGGTGGGCCAGCAGTTGTGGGGCCCAGGATGGTGTCTGACTTTGTACACAGAGCCTGGGCAGGCTCTGAGGTGCAGTGGTGGGCTGACCTCGCTAGGTGATTGGTGAGCCGAGTCAGCCCTCTCTCCTGGACTTGGGAATTTCTGGAGCCCTTTGTCCTTAAATCCCTTTCTCTTACTATAACACTAGGGCTTGGGGGATGGGGAATTTGTTAGGCGACCCAACAGGAATGGAGCATCTTACTGTGTGTCATGCAGTGAGTCAGGCAACTTGCATACATTCTTTCGTTTAATCCTCAGAGTAATTCTAGGAGGAACCTCTTGTTATCACCCCATTTCAGGGGAAAGGACACCCACAGAGAGGATAAGACTCTTGCTCAAGTCAAGTAGAGAAGTAATGGGgctgggatacagatggtttatGTATTAATCCCAGTCATCTAAAAATCCAAAGAAGTCAAGGCCCTTTTGTCATATTTACAAAGTCAGTGAAGTATTAAATTTATGGGGAAAGCATCcacattaaaaattatgaaatatttcagacatGCAAAAAAGTATAAAGGATAATATAATGAATACCTGCTACCCAGCCTTAAACACTTTCTATTTCTTAAAAGTAGAATCTTTTTCCGATTGCAGTCATCTCCCTCCTCTACCAGAGAGAACCATTATTCCAAACTGAATGTTAATATTTTCCtgtgctttctttatttttatagcaaATACAAAAATGTATCTGTAAATGATGCATAGTATCATTTTATAAGTTAAAGATTTATGTAAATGGCATCGTATGAGTATTCTTAATAGGCTTTTTTTTTGATAAGAATCTTTTTAGTTAAGATTCTTTCTTGTATTCATCCACTTCTACTTCCAGATCATTTTTGATCCATTTTCTCCTGTTGGAGGAGGACATTTAACTGGCTTCTGTTGCTACAGTGCTGTGACTGTTCTTGCACATGTTTTCTTGGTTCCCTGTGTGAGAATTTCTCTAGAGCAAGAGCATCTTCTTCTTTCCTGATATTGCCAAATCACTCTCCTAAAGAGATACATCACTTTAGGCTGCTACCAGCTGTGTGAGAATTCACATTTCTCCACATGGTTAAGCCTTAGAGTTTGGGGGAAATTTGATGGATGTGTTCGTTTTGTTTTTAAGGTCTGCCATAAATACTTCTCAAGCAGAGCAGGGAGACACACTCTGGGATCCCACTTACCACACTGTCACATGTCTGTTAACATATGAAACTCTCCTTTCCCTAGATAGAGAGTTTCTTAAGCGCAGGAACAGGGTATTATGTGTATGTATCCCCAGTGTCCACACAACATCAGACACATAGTTGAGGCTCAACAAATGATGAAAGCAAGAGGGTCAAGTCTTTTTGATGTTCACGGGGCTTCCCAGGAAGGGCAACGTGCTTCCTCTTCTCTAGGACTAAGCAGGTTATCCCAGTCCTGCTTCAGGGGCCAAGAGTTCTTTGGCTACTATCCTTGAATCATGTTGGGAAGAACTTTCTTCCCAGCCCCACTCCACTCCAGAACCACGCACACCTGAGAGGAAAGAACAGCAGGTGCACAGCCACTCCAGGCCCACTTTCCCTTCCTCACTGGCATTTCTAGCTGTAACATGAATCCAGagtcctttctccttttctgaacctcttcCTTATCGCTGACCCCTGAAACTTCACTTGGATCTTGCCTCCCTCACCACTGGCTCCTAATTTCTTTCTGGACGTGGGTGGGTTGACTATTCTGCTCTGTCAGACTGATCTGAGCCCCTCAATGTTCCTCAAAGCACTTAGTCACTGAGCAAGACTCTATAATCAGAACCAGCTACATCTTCtgcttcccctgagggttttggcACAGTTCCAGGAGCCAGTGCCTCTTGGTCCTCAATTTACCACCAGTAAATGCTTAGACAAGGGAGGTGGGTCCAAGAGAGCAGAGTCCAGGCACTTTTGCTCTTAGCCAGAGAACCActcaaggaaggaaggcaggaatcATATCCAGACACTATACGCTTCTCTCTGCCCTTTGCCCACTCAGCGTGAGTGCATCTCAGTCCACGTGGGGCAGGCCGGCGTGCAGATTGGCAATGCCTGCTGGGAGCTCTACTGCTTGGAACATGGGATCCAACCAGATGGGCAGATGCCCAGCGACAAGACCATCGGGGGAGGGGATGACTCCTTCAACACCTTCTTTAGTGAAACTGGGGCTGGAAAACATGTGCCCCGGGCAGTGTTTGTGGATCTGGAGCCCACTGTGATCGGTGAGTGATGATCAGCCCTGCCATGGCCTTGTCCCAGGTACCACAGCAAGTCCTTCTCCTTAACTGGAGAGCACTGAGTTTGTGGTTCCCAGTTCCTGAAGCCAGTTAGAATTCTTGATCTGCTGTCACTCAGCTGCAAAGTCTCAAGATCATTtcacatctctttcctcctcactgaaGAACTTAAAGGGCAATAGCAGCAGTCTGAATGGGGTTCCTCTAGGGTAGGACTTGGTACTGTTGGCTGCACCCCTTTTGGGTATCCTGGGGCTCTGGGAGCCAGGATGTAAGGGGAAGGGGGCCTAAAACTCTGCTCACTCTAGATGAAGTTCGGACGGGCACGTACCGCCAGCTCTTCCATCCAGAGCAACTCATCACTGGCAAGGAAGATGCTGCCAATAACTATGCCCGAGGTCACTACACCATCGGAAAGGAGCTCATCGATCTGGTGCTGGACCGGATCCGGAAACTGGTGAGAGAAGAGCTGAGGGCTGGGGAAGAGGGAATCTGAATTCCTGTTGTGAAGCGGTCTGAAGACCAGATCAGGAAGGGCAACTTCCATCCTTGGGAGAGCCTCCTGGACAAGTCTTAAAGACAGAGAATCAGGACTGGTGTGGAGGGGAGGCAGAGTGTGGGCTCCAGCCTGGAGCTGGGTGTCCTCTTTCTCTCCTACAGCGGCTGGCCTGATGCTGGGCAGAGTGGCCATGAGTGCAAACCTGTTTATAGGCTGCTCTCCTAAGCTATGGGAGCCCATAAACATTCCCAGAATATCCCTTTGTATTGTAGGGATGTAGGCAGGAGGCCCTGTGAAAAACAGGGATCCAAACAATGCCGGCCCAAGGCTCTCTGATCGACTTCAGCCTCCAGCAAGGATGGGGATCAGGTTCCTGGGTTGTTGATCTCAGAAAAGAAGTCTTCCAAGGATTTTATGAAACTTTTGGGGAAATCTGAAGCAGCACAAGCTGGTTCTTCCCTGTTTTTCAGCTGTGCTTCATATCCCACACTCTCTCTGCCTTCACTATCTAGGCTGACCAGTGCACAGGACTCCAAGGATTCCTCATCTTCCACAGCTTTGGAGGGGGCACCGGCTCTGGCTTCACCTCACTCCTGATGGAGCGGCTTTCTGTTGACTATGGCAAGAAATCCAAGCTGGAATTCTCCATCTACCCAGCCCCGCAGGTGTCCACAGCTGTGGTCGAGCCCTACAACTCCATCCTGACCACCCACACCACCCTGGAGCACTCAGACTGTGCCTTCATGGTGGACAACGAAGCCATCTATGACATCTGCCGCCGCAACCTGGACATCGAGCGCCCCACCTACACCAACCTCAACCGCCTCATCGGTCAGATCGTCTCCTCCATCACAGCCTCCCTGCGCTTCGACGGAGCCCTCAACGTGGACCTGACAGAGTTCCAGACCAACCTGGTGCCCTACCCTCGCATCCACTTCCCCCTGGCCACCTATGCGCCAGTCATCTCTGCAGAGAAGGCCTACCACGAGCAGCTGTCAGTGGCAGAGATCACCAATGCCTGCTTTGAGCCTGCCAACCAGATGGTGAAGTGTGATCCCCGTCATGGCAAGTACATGGCCTGTTGCCTGCTGTACCGTGGAGATGTGGTACCCAAGGATGTCAATGCCGCCATCGCTACCATCAAGACCAAGCGTACCATCCAGTTCGTGGACTGGTGCCCCACAGGCTTCAAGGTTGGTATCAACTACCAGCCACCCACTGTGGTGCCTGGGGGTGACCTGGCCAAGGTGCAGCGAGCCGTGTGCATGCTGAGCAACACGACTGCCATTGCCGAGGCCTGGGCCCGCCTGGACCACAAGTTCGACCTGATGTATGCCAAGAGGGCGTTTGTGCACTGGTATGTGGGCGAGGGCATGGAGGAGGGTGAGTTCTCCGAGGCCCGGGAGGATATGGCTGCCCTGGAGAAGGATTACGAGGAGGTGGGCATGGATagtgtggagggggagggagaagaggaagaaggagatgAATACTAAGGGAATCCTCTTGTCTGTCCTAAATAAAGTTCTGTGGCCTTACTGTCTCACAAATGTCTTTTTCTCTTGGGAAAAACCATTGGAGGGGGGAGGGCTTTTCCTTTGTAAGAGATAGGAAGGCTGTATCTTACCCTGGTTCCCCAGAAAGCAAATCTGACTTCAGATTTCATTACACAGTGCAATTCCAGGGAGCAGAATGGGAGCCAAGGCAGGTaaaagcagagaaggaaggagaagtcaCCCTAGAGAAGATGTAGCTGGACAAATGGCATCTCAGAATCATTCCTTGGGAGagtgggcaggagaggaggtgagggtggggaactTACACACTGGCTCCATTCTTCCATTGGTTACACCTTGACCCCATCAGATATTAACTCACCTGCACTTCCAGGTTGCACACACTTGGGGCTACAGGGTCAACAGAGAAACCCTGGGGCAGAAGGTAAGGCACTGTTAAATTGTCCATGTACAAAACCTGGTGTGAGTTGCACAGGGCTGCCACAAGAGCCTGGTGAAGCCAGGGGATCTGAAATGGTGCCTTTAGAGTAGTTGATGTAGCTGGTGCTCACCAGCCCACCCTCCTGTCCTTCAGGTAGGAGGTTTGTGTGTAGAGTCAGGATGCCAGCATTAAGGCAGAGCAGTGGCACAGTGGCAGCAACAATGGGGAAATGGCTGGGAGTCAGGGGTGGGGGACTTACGTCCCTGTAAACTCCATCACACCCACCACTTTTTGATAAAGACAAATGACCTTTCTTTAAACCTATGCCACATGTACAGCTTTAAGCCCCCACTTGCAACCAGATGGCTGCCCCTAAAATCCTTGTATGTGGATTTTCTGTAGCGCCTGTTGTGCTGGAGGAATGGTTTAACCACTGGAGGTGCTGGAATTAGGGCAatccccaccctacccccagcCCCAGAGAGATGCAATGCTCACTGTTGCCCTGGCCTCTGTCTTTCCTGTAGTGTCCCATTCCCAGGACTGGATGCTGTGACGGAAACCCAAAAGTCAGCAACATCAGGAAGCTGCTATCACCTTAGGACTGGAGGAATCAAGGGATGAGATGATGATGCCAGAGCCTAGGAGGTGGGGTGGCTAGGTGGGAGTTGGAGCCACAGTGGAACTAACCAAAGAGAGCAAGAGGGCCAAGGAAGGAGGGGC containing:
- the LOC102531296 gene encoding tubulin alpha-1D chain, with the protein product MRECISVHVGQAGVQIGNACWELYCLEHGIQPDGQMPSDKTIGGGDDSFNTFFSETGAGKHVPRAVFVDLEPTVIDEVRTGTYRQLFHPEQLITGKEDAANNYARGHYTIGKELIDLVLDRIRKLADQCTGLQGFLIFHSFGGGTGSGFTSLLMERLSVDYGKKSKLEFSIYPAPQVSTAVVEPYNSILTTHTTLEHSDCAFMVDNEAIYDICRRNLDIERPTYTNLNRLIGQIVSSITASLRFDGALNVDLTEFQTNLVPYPRIHFPLATYAPVISAEKAYHEQLSVAEITNACFEPANQMVKCDPRHGKYMACCLLYRGDVVPKDVNAAIATIKTKRTIQFVDWCPTGFKVGINYQPPTVVPGGDLAKVQRAVCMLSNTTAIAEAWARLDHKFDLMYAKRAFVHWYVGEGMEEGEFSEAREDMAALEKDYEEVGMDSVEGEGEEEEGDEY